One genomic segment of [Phormidium] sp. ETS-05 includes these proteins:
- a CDS encoding DUF1565 domain-containing protein, protein MTTQNQSSKTSKTSKTSSKMLKNSMRATLAAVVLWSGGGTLMPTMVKAQLPSFQTAQAPVSLKVVYVNPSKGRDTAGVGSSEASPYRTIAYALQQAQAGTVIQLAPGKYSQQSGEVFPLEIKPGVTVRGNLGTKGQGIVIEGGGVYVSRTFASQNVTMYAAEDSKIEGVTVTNPNLRGTGLWIESTNPVVQHSTFTNSLRDGIFVTGTGAPRIENNVFIGNDANGISLVRDAGGVIRGNLFEATGFGIAVGDRANTLIEDNTIVKNIDGIVASNQAQPVLRGNTIENNQRNGVVAIASAKPNLGTASIPGNNRIRNNGELDLYNATSGQTISAISNDIDAKKITGAVDFQYASIQFAFNDVGGNWAASYITALAKKGIIAGFPDGTFRPDEPVTRAQFAAIVSKAFAPVAKRDGIGFGDVTSSFWGAAAIQSAYRGGFLAGYPGNVFRPNQEIPKVQAIVALTSGLGLRSDDTTILSRYQDAAQIPDYALTAIAGATRNQLVVNYPQLDALNPNRTATRAEVAAFVYQALVNAGKAEPITSPYLVAMPQ, encoded by the coding sequence ATGACTACTCAAAATCAATCCTCTAAAACCTCTAAAACCTCTAAGACTTCTTCTAAGATGCTGAAAAATTCGATGCGGGCGACTTTGGCGGCGGTGGTACTGTGGAGCGGCGGTGGAACTTTGATGCCTACAATGGTGAAAGCTCAACTGCCCAGTTTTCAAACGGCCCAAGCTCCGGTGAGCTTGAAGGTGGTTTATGTCAACCCCAGCAAGGGAAGAGATACCGCTGGTGTTGGTAGCAGTGAAGCTAGCCCCTACCGTACTATTGCCTATGCTTTGCAACAAGCCCAAGCGGGAACGGTGATTCAGCTCGCCCCTGGTAAGTATAGTCAGCAAAGTGGCGAAGTGTTTCCCTTGGAAATTAAACCGGGTGTGACGGTGCGGGGTAATCTGGGCACGAAGGGCCAAGGGATTGTGATCGAAGGTGGCGGCGTTTACGTCAGTAGGACTTTTGCCAGCCAAAATGTGACTATGTATGCGGCTGAGGATAGTAAAATCGAAGGCGTGACGGTGACAAACCCGAATTTGCGGGGGACGGGGCTGTGGATTGAATCGACGAATCCGGTGGTGCAACACAGCACTTTTACCAATAGCCTGCGGGATGGGATTTTTGTGACGGGTACTGGTGCGCCTCGGATTGAAAATAATGTGTTTATCGGTAATGATGCCAATGGCATTTCCCTGGTGCGGGATGCTGGCGGCGTGATTCGGGGGAATTTGTTTGAGGCGACTGGTTTTGGGATTGCCGTGGGCGATCGGGCGAATACCCTCATTGAAGACAATACCATCGTCAAGAATATTGATGGAATTGTGGCTTCTAATCAGGCGCAACCGGTGTTGCGAGGGAATACAATCGAAAATAATCAGCGCAATGGCGTAGTAGCGATCGCCTCTGCCAAACCCAACTTAGGCACCGCTTCCATCCCCGGCAACAACCGCATCCGCAATAATGGCGAGCTGGACTTGTACAATGCTACCAGCGGCCAAACCATCAGCGCCATCAGCAATGATATCGATGCCAAAAAGATTACCGGCGCGGTAGATTTCCAATACGCCAGCATTCAATTCGCCTTTAACGATGTGGGCGGTAACTGGGCTGCTTCTTATATCACCGCCTTGGCGAAAAAAGGGATTATCGCTGGTTTCCCTGATGGCACTTTCCGCCCCGATGAACCAGTAACTCGCGCTCAATTTGCGGCGATTGTGAGCAAAGCCTTTGCACCAGTGGCGAAGCGAGATGGGATTGGCTTCGGCGATGTCACCAGCAGTTTCTGGGGGGCTGCAGCGATTCAAAGTGCCTACCGGGGTGGGTTCCTGGCTGGTTATCCGGGGAACGTATTTCGCCCCAACCAAGAAATCCCGAAAGTTCAGGCGATCGTTGCTCTCACCAGCGGTTTAGGATTGCGCTCCGATGATACCACAATTTTGTCTCGCTATCAAGATGCGGCGCAAATTCCTGACTACGCTTTAACCGCGATCGCTGGCGCTACCCGCAACCAATTGGTAGTGAACTATCCCCAACTTGACGCCTTAAACCCCAACCGCACCGCCACTCGCGCTGAAGTCGCCGCCTTCGTTTACCAAGCGCTCGTCAACGCCGGTAAAGCCGAACCTATCACCTCGCCTTACTTGGTGGCGATGCCTCAATAA
- a CDS encoding aldo/keto reductase — protein MELRTLGKSDIKITPIILGTWQAGKKMWVGIEDEDSIKAIRSAFEAGITTVDTAWIYGDGHSERIVGEALADVREQVVYATKVWCANLKYDQVIEACHQSLQNLKTDYIDLYQIHWPSGNFKTEIVPIEETMAALVKLQEQGKIRAIGVSNFTSAQMAEAAQFGRIESLQPPYSLFWRQVETDQMPYCVDNDISIIAYSALAQGLLTGKFGPNHQFAEGDHRSKNKLFADSENYQRVQAALAALRPIAQAYDCTLAQLSLAWLIAQPQTSAIVGVRNAEQAVSNADAADVKLSSEDLDKIDAIGRTVTDNLDGANQVMWDF, from the coding sequence ATGGAACTGCGCACCCTGGGCAAGTCTGATATCAAAATCACCCCCATCATCCTGGGTACTTGGCAAGCGGGGAAAAAAATGTGGGTGGGAATTGAGGATGAGGACTCTATTAAGGCGATTCGCTCCGCCTTTGAGGCGGGGATTACTACGGTGGATACAGCCTGGATATATGGTGATGGTCACTCAGAACGGATTGTGGGGGAGGCGTTGGCGGATGTGCGAGAGCAAGTAGTGTATGCGACTAAGGTATGGTGTGCTAATCTGAAATATGACCAAGTTATCGAGGCTTGCCATCAGTCGCTGCAAAATCTCAAAACTGATTATATAGACCTCTACCAAATCCACTGGCCCTCTGGTAATTTCAAAACTGAAATCGTCCCTATAGAGGAAACTATGGCGGCTTTGGTGAAACTGCAAGAACAGGGGAAAATCCGGGCGATCGGGGTTTCTAATTTTACCAGTGCCCAAATGGCTGAAGCTGCCCAATTTGGCCGCATCGAGAGTTTGCAACCGCCTTATTCCCTGTTTTGGCGGCAAGTGGAAACGGACCAGATGCCTTATTGTGTGGATAATGATATCTCGATTATCGCATATTCTGCCTTGGCGCAAGGGTTACTTACGGGGAAATTTGGTCCTAATCACCAATTTGCCGAAGGCGACCACCGCAGTAAAAATAAGCTGTTTGCTGACTCGGAAAATTACCAGCGAGTGCAGGCGGCTTTGGCGGCTTTGCGCCCGATCGCCCAGGCTTATGACTGCACTTTAGCACAGTTATCCTTAGCTTGGTTAATCGCTCAGCCGCAAACTAGCGCGATCGTGGGGGTGAGGAATGCGGAACAAGCGGTGAGTAATGCTGATGCGGCGGATGTGAAGTTATCCTCGGAAGATTTGGATAAAATTGATGCTATTGGCCGCACCGTGACGGATAATTTAGATGGCGCTAATCAGGTAATGTGGGATTTTTGA
- a CDS encoding putative PEP-binding protein, with amino-acid sequence MEEIYWLDSKSVSPVAGGRIGPEQRRFVGDKAFYLSAVARTGHPIVPGFVVGALVWREFLETYDWAEPLLADLLSSRLYLNVDDPRQLQRVARHIRACIEAAILPPSLETALSAACLSWQCPQLIFRPSPTLPDLSGLLSARLCRNEPKEIALALKQTWAEAFRARCLFYWQRREISLSELNLAVLVQPWRSAAFKGTVQASSTHQWNSPGRAMPSFKISSCRCDQDSLISHMSEGMVSSSVPPSGQICVSETELPELWKQLIEEEARSLVPELGNNFYLEWAVCPGDTLGEYPGLSVSVCSQLQLELTQVQPLAESKLTPQKQLGISTPLWAPVATYPGQNEVGILPTGTGDGVTGTLGGLPAAGGKAMANAFVIPEGREITEPIPPGRILVAKAISPQWLYAIGDAAGFVTEWGGMTSHAAILAREIGIPAVVGVAAATETIAPDEPLLIDGTTGEIHRIGQREMGSGGRMGSRGDSEPGGRGDFPPSPPLGEWRMVRALAGSRGDGPLVSWSHGPSSPSTSLPHQIATFAEPMATQLFVSLSQPKNLDRFAGLPLDGVGLLRSELMALSIVGNQHPRHWIDHPLRSEEFIAQMAAQVKEFCLAFPGQPLFYRALDWRSNEFPGDSQEANPILGLHGTFSYTQDSTLFELELAVIARLQQWGYTNIRLLLPFVRDVEEFEFCKNAVARAGINRVAGFQLWIMAEVPSVLLLLPEYIKAGVEGIAIGTNDLTQLLLAADRNQEQFATVFEAPHPAVKRAIHQIIQMANTAGIPCSVCGNLCGAHPELVEDLIRWGVSAISVEPDAVERTYKAIARAEKRLLLEAARRQLP; translated from the coding sequence GTGGAGGAAATTTACTGGCTCGATAGTAAAAGCGTGTCGCCGGTGGCGGGTGGTCGGATTGGGCCTGAGCAACGCCGCTTCGTAGGGGATAAAGCATTCTATCTGAGTGCGGTGGCGCGCACTGGTCATCCCATTGTGCCCGGTTTTGTGGTAGGAGCATTGGTATGGCGGGAGTTTTTAGAAACCTACGACTGGGCAGAACCTCTCTTGGCGGATCTGCTGAGTTCTCGGCTATATCTAAATGTGGACGACCCCCGGCAGTTGCAGCGCGTCGCTCGCCATATCCGGGCCTGTATTGAGGCAGCCATATTGCCTCCCAGTCTGGAAACGGCACTCTCGGCTGCCTGTTTAAGTTGGCAATGTCCGCAGTTGATTTTTCGCCCTTCTCCCACCCTACCGGACCTTTCGGGATTGCTGTCAGCCCGGTTGTGTCGGAATGAACCCAAAGAAATTGCATTAGCACTGAAGCAAACTTGGGCAGAAGCCTTCCGCGCTCGGTGTCTTTTTTACTGGCAGCGCCGGGAAATTTCTCTATCGGAGCTGAATTTGGCGGTATTGGTGCAGCCTTGGCGATCGGCGGCTTTCAAGGGCACTGTACAAGCATCTTCTACCCATCAGTGGAATTCGCCAGGGCGGGCAATGCCTTCCTTTAAAATTTCTTCTTGTCGTTGCGATCAGGATTCATTAATTAGCCATATGTCAGAGGGGATGGTCTCCTCTTCTGTACCACCTTCAGGCCAAATTTGTGTCAGTGAAACTGAATTACCAGAATTATGGAAACAACTAATTGAGGAGGAAGCCCGTTCCTTGGTTCCGGAATTGGGCAATAATTTTTATTTGGAGTGGGCCGTTTGTCCGGGAGATACTTTAGGGGAGTATCCCGGCTTGTCGGTTTCGGTCTGCTCCCAACTACAGCTAGAATTGACTCAGGTGCAGCCTTTGGCTGAGTCAAAACTGACGCCACAAAAACAATTGGGTATCTCTACACCCTTATGGGCACCAGTTGCCACCTATCCAGGACAAAACGAAGTAGGCATCCTCCCCACAGGGACAGGAGACGGGGTGACGGGGACACTGGGGGGGTTGCCAGCGGCTGGGGGGAAAGCGATGGCTAACGCCTTCGTCATTCCCGAGGGTAGGGAGATTACCGAGCCGATTCCTCCGGGGCGAATTTTGGTAGCTAAAGCTATATCTCCTCAATGGCTGTATGCGATCGGTGACGCCGCCGGATTTGTTACGGAATGGGGAGGGATGACCAGTCACGCGGCGATTTTGGCGCGGGAAATCGGTATCCCGGCTGTGGTGGGGGTCGCCGCCGCTACGGAGACGATCGCCCCTGATGAACCGTTGCTCATCGATGGCACTACGGGAGAAATCCACCGCATCGGGCAAAGGGAGATGGGGTCCGGTGGGAGGATGGGGAGCAGAGGAGACTCGGAACCTGGAGGACGGGGGGACTTTCCCCCCTCTCCCCCCTTGGGAGAGTGGCGAATGGTGAGGGCTTTAGCGGGGAGCCGAGGAGACGGTCCCCTCGTCTCCTGGTCACATGGTCCGTCTTCCCCCTCTACTTCGCTCCCTCATCAAATTGCTACATTTGCTGAACCAATGGCTACACAACTATTTGTCAGCTTGAGTCAACCAAAAAATCTCGATCGGTTCGCGGGGTTGCCTTTAGATGGGGTGGGATTACTGCGATCGGAACTGATGGCCTTATCGATTGTGGGCAATCAACACCCCCGCCACTGGATCGATCACCCCTTGCGGAGTGAGGAATTCATCGCACAAATGGCCGCCCAAGTGAAAGAGTTCTGCCTAGCTTTCCCCGGTCAACCCCTATTTTATCGGGCATTGGATTGGCGGAGCAATGAATTCCCTGGAGATAGCCAAGAAGCAAATCCGATTCTGGGTCTGCATGGGACTTTTTCTTACACCCAAGATTCGACTTTATTTGAGTTAGAATTGGCGGTGATCGCTCGCTTGCAGCAATGGGGTTATACCAATATCCGCTTACTTTTGCCTTTTGTGCGGGATGTGGAGGAATTCGAGTTTTGTAAAAATGCTGTAGCCAGAGCCGGTATCAACCGGGTAGCAGGTTTTCAACTGTGGATTATGGCCGAGGTGCCATCAGTGTTGCTGTTACTCCCAGAATATATCAAGGCGGGGGTGGAGGGGATCGCGATCGGCACCAACGATTTAACTCAACTGCTACTGGCTGCAGACCGCAACCAAGAGCAGTTTGCTACAGTGTTTGAAGCCCCCCATCCGGCAGTGAAGCGAGCCATCCATCAGATAATTCAGATGGCTAACACTGCTGGGATTCCTTGTTCCGTCTGCGGCAACTTATGCGGGGCGCATCCGGAACTGGTGGAAGATTTAATCCGCTGGGGCGTCAGTGCCATTTCTGTAGAGCCGGATGCTGTGGAGCGAACTTACAAGGCGATCGCCCGTGCTGAGAAACGTCTCCTCCTTGAGGCGGCTCGCCGCCAGCTTCCTTGA
- a CDS encoding CD225/dispanin family protein — protein MMNAKQIKDNPAPEADVKPLTAALSRLLAPQGITVKLNCRQNCLHILLESDEVPPAASVSLISPEINRLHPPTLRLAKIYGRQKGQTAPAWSQLLPLTPTPVAKVSPQPPSLQQLARQGDVTALNTLINRALAHKQITAKVKLLDNSLAINLSSDPAPDEKVAVTLICRELVQLKIAVTTPINITGQKTDDTEPAWDRTIAPSELAALTQLELPKPPAAVTTTKSHQGKKGKGAKNPETDITLTGENAEAAAMMVMMTQPRPRSYLILSILVAAFGFQPLGFLAVQQSWTVIQKCREGNYSAARAASMVAKFSGILGGIVGVIFYISTYQVMHAKAHNGATPSIESTFKQIQQAPENMTIPSELLK, from the coding sequence ATGATGAACGCCAAGCAAATCAAAGATAATCCGGCTCCGGAGGCAGATGTCAAACCGCTGACCGCCGCACTCTCCCGGCTGCTCGCACCCCAAGGTATCACAGTCAAACTCAATTGCCGTCAAAACTGCCTCCACATCTTGCTAGAGTCAGACGAAGTACCCCCAGCCGCATCCGTCAGCCTAATTTCTCCAGAAATTAACCGTCTCCACCCCCCCACCCTGCGGTTAGCCAAAATTTATGGGCGTCAAAAAGGCCAAACTGCCCCCGCTTGGAGTCAACTTTTGCCCCTCACCCCTACACCAGTGGCCAAAGTCTCCCCTCAACCGCCCAGCCTGCAACAATTAGCCCGCCAAGGCGATGTCACGGCTCTAAACACTCTCATCAACCGCGCTTTGGCTCATAAACAAATTACCGCCAAGGTGAAATTACTAGACAATTCACTCGCCATTAACCTCAGCAGTGACCCAGCTCCTGATGAAAAGGTCGCTGTCACCCTCATTTGCAGAGAGCTGGTCCAGCTCAAAATTGCCGTAACTACACCCATCAATATTACTGGCCAAAAAACTGACGATACTGAGCCCGCTTGGGACCGTACCATTGCCCCATCCGAGCTGGCAGCTTTAACTCAGCTAGAACTACCCAAACCTCCAGCCGCCGTCACCACAACCAAATCTCACCAGGGGAAAAAAGGGAAAGGGGCGAAAAATCCTGAGACGGATATCACCTTAACCGGTGAAAATGCAGAAGCGGCGGCGATGATGGTGATGATGACGCAACCACGCCCCCGCTCTTATCTGATTTTGTCGATTTTAGTGGCGGCGTTTGGCTTTCAGCCCCTCGGTTTTCTGGCGGTACAGCAGTCCTGGACAGTTATCCAAAAATGCCGAGAAGGCAATTACAGTGCGGCTCGCGCTGCTTCTATGGTGGCGAAGTTTTCCGGTATCCTGGGGGGCATCGTGGGAGTTATTTTCTACATCTCCACCTACCAAGTTATGCACGCCAAGGCCCACAATGGCGCAACTCCCAGCATCGAATCAACTTTCAAACAAATTCAGCAAGCGCCAGAAAATATGACTATCCCCTCGGAATTGCTGAAATAA
- a CDS encoding PEP-CTERM sorting domain-containing protein, translating into MRFHIPQKLKIPSLALAMLLCAGGVANAQSSSPALPPGATVFTNPIDYSETEEEPSSPETAFSEGWSGSGTSTARTRSVPEPSAVIGLTATVGLTMLRKKKRASAPM; encoded by the coding sequence ATGCGTTTCCATATACCTCAAAAGCTCAAAATTCCCAGTCTGGCGTTAGCGATGCTGCTCTGTGCGGGCGGCGTGGCTAACGCTCAATCGTCTTCCCCGGCTCTTCCTCCCGGCGCTACGGTGTTTACCAACCCGATCGACTACTCGGAAACCGAGGAAGAACCATCCTCTCCCGAAACGGCTTTTAGCGAAGGTTGGTCTGGGTCCGGTACATCTACCGCTAGAACCCGATCGGTCCCGGAACCATCCGCCGTCATCGGATTAACTGCAACAGTGGGTTTGACAATGCTGCGCAAAAAAAAGAGAGCATCAGCTCCCATGTAA
- the rpsU gene encoding 30S ribosomal protein S21 has product MTQVIVGENENIESALRRFKRQVSKAGIFADIKRSRHFETPVEKRKRKAVARRKKRMRS; this is encoded by the coding sequence ATGACCCAAGTAATCGTGGGCGAAAATGAGAATATCGAATCGGCACTACGTCGGTTTAAACGGCAAGTGTCTAAAGCAGGAATTTTTGCAGACATTAAACGGAGTCGCCACTTTGAAACTCCGGTAGAAAAGCGTAAGCGCAAAGCCGTAGCTCGCCGGAAAAAACGGATGCGCTCTTAA
- a CDS encoding DUF1361 domain-containing protein codes for MLTYGVTLIVASLGGWLNKAGYAIVQEHGWMSWNLFLALVPLALSMWLFWQPRSRLLVWGTLVLLGATFWPSAPGVVRRLMQIGGDLGVIYWVVALLLTLVLMTVDARIRSHNLIRSPLWWLGFLTFVFFLPNAPYVLTDVIHLVSDIRNGSQGKWLITVVYIPKYFLFVFLGFQAYVLSLIHLGKYMQKQGWGKFIWMAELILHILTAIGIYLGRFQRFNSWDIITNPDALVTTVMSDLVGKRPVVVMVVTLVVIGSLYWLMKIVTLAVAERGSIAQREVGQISPET; via the coding sequence ATGCTGACGTATGGGGTGACGCTCATAGTGGCGTCGTTGGGAGGATGGCTGAATAAGGCGGGGTACGCGATCGTGCAAGAACACGGGTGGATGAGCTGGAATTTATTTTTAGCCTTGGTCCCTCTGGCTTTGAGTATGTGGCTATTTTGGCAACCCCGATCGCGCCTCCTGGTATGGGGGACATTGGTGTTACTTGGTGCCACCTTTTGGCCTTCCGCTCCTGGGGTGGTGCGTCGCCTGATGCAGATAGGTGGAGATTTGGGGGTCATTTACTGGGTAGTAGCACTGTTGTTGACATTAGTTTTAATGACCGTTGATGCCCGCATCCGATCGCATAATCTGATTCGTTCACCCTTGTGGTGGTTGGGATTTTTGACATTTGTCTTCTTTTTGCCCAACGCTCCTTATGTACTGACAGATGTAATTCACTTAGTTTCTGACATTCGCAACGGTTCTCAGGGTAAATGGCTGATTACCGTGGTGTATATTCCCAAATATTTTCTGTTCGTTTTCCTAGGGTTTCAGGCTTATGTGCTGTCCCTCATCCATCTGGGGAAATATATGCAGAAACAGGGGTGGGGGAAATTCATCTGGATGGCGGAGCTGATTTTGCACATTTTAACGGCGATCGGGATTTATCTTGGCCGCTTCCAGCGCTTTAATAGCTGGGACATTATCACCAACCCAGATGCCCTGGTGACTACAGTGATGTCCGACTTAGTAGGCAAACGTCCCGTAGTGGTGATGGTAGTGACGCTGGTAGTGATTGGCAGTTTGTATTGGTTGATGAAAATCGTCACATTAGCCGTAGCGGAGCGAGGATCGATCGCCCAACGTGAGGTAGGGCAGATTTCTCCCGAGACATAA
- a CDS encoding WD40 repeat domain-containing protein has product MTDRQEETSIPESSTGSVSESIGSSGSPGAIPSPLIPKPTPPPPPRPVISPQNGTAATTLLEQSLTTFGEGKLGFAPIALGGKILISGDAEGKIQIWNLNSGRIAMTLAGHSRRVWTLAISPDGKTLVSGGDDSTLKIWDSRTGVWKKTLKAHENWVSSAVITPDGKYIISGGGDGTIRIWDLKTGSLQSSLKAHSDWVSSLSLSADGQTLASASFDKTIKVWNLSGARVLPQKTLLGHEDAVRMVAVSTDGKTLVSGSYDQTVKVWDLGTGTMTHNLTGHTQGVMSVAISPDGKTLFSGGEDKTVRIWSLPSGELKGTLEEHRDTVMSLVVSRNGQNLVSASLDGTIVLRRLTPLAIGPVPD; this is encoded by the coding sequence ATGACAGACAGACAGGAGGAAACGAGCATCCCCGAGTCTTCTACTGGTTCAGTATCAGAGTCGATCGGCTCCTCTGGGAGTCCTGGAGCTATCCCGTCACCGCTCATCCCCAAGCCCACACCACCCCCTCCACCACGTCCAGTTATTTCTCCTCAGAACGGGACGGCGGCGACAACGTTGCTGGAGCAAAGCCTAACAACCTTTGGGGAGGGGAAATTGGGTTTTGCTCCGATCGCTCTGGGAGGGAAAATTTTAATCAGTGGCGACGCCGAAGGAAAAATCCAAATTTGGAATTTGAATTCCGGGAGAATTGCCATGACCCTGGCTGGACATTCCCGGCGGGTTTGGACATTGGCCATCAGTCCTGATGGCAAAACTTTGGTCAGCGGTGGCGATGACAGCACCCTAAAAATTTGGGATAGCCGTACCGGGGTATGGAAAAAAACCCTGAAAGCTCACGAGAATTGGGTTTCTTCCGCAGTCATCACTCCCGATGGCAAATATATTATCAGCGGTGGTGGTGATGGGACTATTAGGATTTGGGATCTAAAAACTGGCAGTCTCCAAAGCAGTCTCAAAGCTCACAGCGACTGGGTTTCATCTCTATCCCTAAGTGCTGATGGCCAGACTTTGGCCAGTGCGAGTTTTGACAAGACAATTAAGGTTTGGAATCTCTCAGGTGCCCGCGTGCTTCCGCAAAAAACCCTTTTGGGTCACGAAGATGCAGTGCGGATGGTGGCTGTATCCACCGATGGTAAAACTTTAGTCAGCGGTAGTTATGACCAGACGGTGAAAGTCTGGGATTTAGGCACTGGGACTATGACCCATAACCTCACTGGTCATACTCAAGGGGTGATGTCTGTGGCCATATCCCCCGATGGTAAAACTCTGTTCAGCGGTGGCGAGGATAAGACGGTGCGGATTTGGTCTTTACCATCAGGAGAACTCAAAGGCACTCTGGAGGAGCATCGGGATACGGTGATGTCTCTGGTTGTGAGTAGAAACGGTCAAAATTTAGTTAGTGCTAGTTTGGATGGTACGATCGTCCTGCGACGCCTGACGCCTTTGGCGATTGGGCCAGTTCCAGATTAA
- a CDS encoding DUF1802 family protein, translated as MTNDKGQMALKEWAVAVDALVQGKTILLLRKGGIREDGGRFQVPHRQVLLYPTYEHQNPELLKPEYAQVTPVASGWHPETVPISAWAEIDTILQVTDEDKVERLLPYHVWNQRWVEERLQWKPRQPLYLLLLRTYKLSQPHQIPYRPGYGGCRSWIEIATPISVEGGTPVLTDTEYHELARDILSRVA; from the coding sequence ATGACAAATGACAAAGGACAAATGGCATTAAAAGAATGGGCAGTAGCAGTGGATGCTTTGGTGCAGGGAAAAACCATTCTCCTCCTGCGTAAAGGTGGCATTCGGGAAGATGGGGGGCGGTTTCAGGTCCCCCACCGCCAAGTCCTACTCTATCCCACCTATGAACATCAAAACCCTGAATTGCTAAAACCTGAATATGCCCAGGTAACGCCAGTGGCGTCAGGATGGCACCCGGAAACTGTACCCATTAGCGCTTGGGCAGAAATTGACACAATATTACAGGTGACAGATGAGGATAAGGTAGAGCGGTTGCTACCATATCATGTGTGGAATCAGCGGTGGGTAGAAGAACGCCTGCAATGGAAACCGCGACAACCCCTGTACTTACTGCTATTGCGGACTTATAAACTATCCCAACCCCATCAAATCCCCTACCGCCCGGGATACGGCGGTTGTCGATCGTGGATAGAAATAGCCACACCCATTAGTGTAGAAGGTGGCACCCCGGTACTGACGGATACCGAATACCATGAGCTGGCCAGGGATATCCTGAGCCGTGTGGCATAA
- a CDS encoding tetratricopeptide repeat protein, which produces MAKSSNLAGESSQWPIRSGEGAALGTLGISYHSLGQFQKAIEYSEQDLAIARQVGDITGEARTLGNLMSFVPEQRTNDIPDK; this is translated from the coding sequence TTGGCCAAATCTTCAAATTTGGCGGGTGAATCATCCCAGTGGCCAATTCGCAGTGGGGAAGGTGCAGCCTTGGGAACTCTGGGTATTTCCTACCATTCCCTCGGACAATTCCAAAAGGCAATAGAATATTCTGAGCAAGACTTAGCCATTGCCAGACAAGTGGGGGATATAACTGGGGAAGCTAGGACTTTGGGAAATCTCATGTCATTTGTCCCTGAACAAAGGACAAATGACATTCCGGACAAATGA